The Cryptococcus gattii WM276 chromosome B, complete sequence genome has a segment encoding these proteins:
- a CDS encoding Tubulin binding protein, putative (Similar to TIGR gene model, INSD accession AAW41519.1): MGSPLPRQRSRINLKHSLPAPPSTRSLASMAGNSPTSSPTPLRRSEITADALRSHLSSLLEQKSSQLQMLGTMGQEILKQQQELEERIRGFEDEEMEGDAIREETKDKLRELDEAMKSWENQNEDMMKELGGKHRQLDMEFATEIGQNLLVEVRRLQALLSERDRALEKLSEEKETWEQESQSLLVAVRTAESSVDRYKEENWNLEVNLQELRSSVADMQDQLAKANAEQARLQKTLVSSREAAEAYKTEAEKNVQVIEELKAKHETDMAQARRTTAGLQRDKSDLLGELNHERQRRVSARGRMSHSLSASPGILSPNHADSDEDDVFAAGGKGNSSPTKRGPGFDANDNALSPSQLYESDFDSPNPTPSKPFPRSPLGEMFVNENDELREKLRAAEQEIEALRSENERVRLGSFSKKESVDEFGARAPASEWEEDEHTISASSRGRGSTRGRRGGRGKNFAASIGRKFGFNRAVSGLSTPNAGDRSFNSTSSGTPDLLRPRDMSASPAPSIVGGETLGNVFGSRSVERLGSASPFNTPSIDSLKANFGQPTALADEIGAPMEPSASYVDAGIMTDEWSPEKPIMPDTQPPPAIPSSTTPNKLVANWVIETPRRGVTVESQFVNLPPFPPPSTPPAAGDTTPTKKTIPLPMPSRLHQVFARPDSVDDSMSTTTDTDADDYESAAETIGSLTPNQTQSELPTDTEAYQTGREWPNESSAEDSDADEVQEQEHTMRGLKASSTLGLGLASAAAGGWAAAKQAHKMASRDRLAEAAGEKIVEKIVEIEKRIEVPVDRIVEVEKIVEKTIEVPVEKIVEVEKRIEVPVDRIVEVEKIVEVPVEKIVEVPVEKIVEVEKRVEVPVDRIVEVEKIVEKIIEVPVEKIVEVEKIVEKIIEVPVEIEKIIEVPVEKIVEVEKIVEVPVEKIVEVPVEKIVEVEKRVEVPVDRIVEVEKIVEKIIEVPVEKIVEVEKIVEKIIEVPVEIEKIIEVPVEKIVEVEKIVEKIIEVPVEIEKIVEVPVDRIVEVPVEVEKIVEKIIEVPVEVEKIVEVSVEKIVEVEKRVEVPVEVEKIVEVPVEVEKVVEKIVEVPIDKIIEIEKRVEVPVEIEKIVEVPVETIIEKIVEVPVEKIVEVEKTVEKIIEVPVEKIIEVEKIVEVPVEKIVEIEKIVEKIVEVPVEKTIEVEKIVEVPKIIEVEKVVEKIVEVEKEVIKEVEVEKIVEKIVEVEVVKEVPVNVDVEKIVERVVEVEKPVEKIIEVPKIVEVEKIVEKVVEIIKEVEVIKEVEVEVEVEKIVEVIKEVEVEKVVERIVEVPVEVEKIVEKMVEVPVEIEKIVEVEKRVEVPFEVERIVEVEKVVEVPVEVEKRVEVPVEVEKIVEKRVEVTVEVEKIVEKIVEVEKRIEVPIEVEKIVQIPVEVEKIVEKVVEVLVEVEKIVEKVVEVPVETERIVEVQKIVEVPVEVEKIVERVVELPVEVERRIEVPVEKIVEVERIVEIEKIVEVPVEKIVEVPVERVVERQVEVPVEIERIIERRVEVPIEKIVTIEKRIEIPIERIVTVEKIVEVPVAANKSLLSDSASQSEPLVSSPLGSNPGIGLFGVTPGTSYDFLKAPPATVRRVSADNFAATASSSADSSKTVETKSVPTSPVGESKRPLMNLPAAPSNSAPGGVGKKMSMGPPPLPTSPHPEDFLQRATSPTFQSTVKRRASTRTAQSGAGAAVRTPGGDMPPPASTSRRPSKSSFKPAASAQVTPAMDDIKSQQSVRRRTNNTFASSGYASANSSATGHDQLTEHDRNPSLSSFGSYAGTVPKPRGVPTAGSTDPQTIHAITQTMIGEYLYKYTRRTVGKGQSSNRHKRFFWIHPYTKTLYWSTEDPGSSRASESSAKSVFISNVKVIEDTNIQPPGLFTKSIVVSTPGREIQITAPTQERHELWMSALQFLLQKQSPEANNTFAETTVRNTSRRALASIADEQGRLTMPKSPMSLRSFGSERHSLSNITPKANRSNSTMAHYPRSASTMGKRAGTAAHEYMRRHEVPQPFHGGHRYKGTYKGARVVVDDEFDMVSREDGEDMDTSFEGLENVRACCDGTHLVGQYHHHDHPNVPRTPARAETPSLRGWSMRSGGRRASNALSDGESIFSTARKREERSKSAMGYRDRRNGAKSPAVGSLRNVKQA; the protein is encoded by the exons ATGGGCTCTCCATTACCAAGGCAGCGCTCTCGCATAAACCTCAAGCATTCGCTCCCTGCGCCGCCATCCACCCGCTCTCTAGCATCAATGGCCGGGAATAGCCCGACTTCGTCTCCTACACCTCTGCGACGCTCTGAGATTACGGCCGACGCACTTCGGTCCCACCTTTCAAGCTTGTTGGAACAAAAGTCGTCACAACTTCAAATGCTGGGAACAATGGGTCAGGAAATTCTGAAACAACAGCAAGAGCTAGAAGAGCGTATCCGAGGctttgaagatgaagaaatGGAAGGGGATGCCATCAGGGAGGAGACCAAGGACAAACTTAGAGAGCTTGACGAAGCAATGAAATCATGGGAAAATCAGAACGAAGATATGATGAAAGAGCTCGGAGGAAAG CATCGACAGCTTGACATGGAATTTGCAACTGAAATCGGTCAAAACCTTTTGGTCGAAGTTCGGCGACTTCAAGCATTGTTGAGTGAAAGGGACCGCGCGCTGGAAAAGCTTTcggaagaaaaagaaactTGGGAGCAAGAAAGCCAGAGCCTATTGGTCGCTGTAAGGACTGCAGAGAGCAGCGTTG ACCGCTACAAAGAAGAGAACTGGAATCTTGAAGTTAATCTACAAGAACTTCGTTCATCTGTTGCTGACATGCAAGATCAGCTCGCCAAGGCTAACGCCGAGCAAGCACGCCTGCAAAAGACCCTCGTATCCTCTCGCGAGGCCGCAGAAGCTTATAAGACCGAAGCCGAGAAAAATGTCCAGGTTATCGAAGAACTCAAAGCCAAGCACGAGACTGATATGGCTCAGGCTAGGAGGACAACTGCTGGCTTGCAACGAGACAAGAGCGACCTGCTGGGAGAACTCAATCACGAAAGACAGCGACGGGTCAGCGCACGAGGGAGAATGTCTCACAGCTTAAGCGCTAGCCCTGGCATTCTCAGTCCCAACCATGCTGACAGTGATGAAGACGATGTCTTTGCGGCAGGCGGAAAAGGCAACTCCAGTCCTACCAAGCGCGGTCCTGGCTTTGACGCCAATGACAATGCACTTTCGCCTTCTCAACTCTACGAATCCGACTTTGACTCGCCCAACCCTACTCCCTCTAAACCATTCCCACGATCACCTCTTGGAGAGATGTTTGTCAACGAGAACGATGAGCTCCGTGAGAAACTTCGGGCCGCTGAGCAAGAAATTGAAGCTCTCAGGAGTGAAAATGAGCGCGTACGACTTGGCAGCTTTTCAAAGAAGGAAAGCGTCGATGAGTTTGGCGCACGTGCTCCTGCAAGTGAAtgggaggaagacgagCACACGATTAGCGCTTCAAGTCGAGGCCGAGGTTCTACTCGGGGCAGGCGTGGTGGACGAGGAAAGAATTTTGCCGCCAGTATTGGTCGCAAGTTTGGCTTCAACAGAGCAGTTTCTGGCCTCAGCACACCTAACGCTGGTGATAGGAGCTTCAATTCAACAAGCTCTGGCACTCCCGATCTCTTACGCCCTCGAGACATGTCTGCAAGCCCTGCGCCTTCCATTGTTGGTGGCGAAACATTGGGCAATGTCTTCGGCAGTCGCTCCGTTGAGAGGCTCGGATCTGCCTCACCTTTCAACACGCCTTCCATCGACAGTCTCAAGGCGAACTTTGGTCAGCCTACAGCTCTTGCAGATGAGATTGGTGCGCCCATGGAGCCGTCTGCCAGCTATGTCGACGCTGGTATCATGACTGATGAGTGGTCGCCAGAGAAGCCAATCATGCCCGATACACAACCGCCGCCAGCTATCCCTTCATCTACCACTCCTAATAAACTTGTTGCTAACTGGGTTATTGAAACACCTAGACGCGGTGTCACAGTTGAGTCACAGTTTGTCAaccttcctcctttccctcctccctccACCCCCCCGGCTGCTGGTGATACCACTCCCACCAAGAAGACTATTCCCCTGCCTATGCCCAGCAGGCTTCACCAAGTCTTTGCACGTCCCGATTCTGTCGATGATAGTATGTCTACCACTACCGACACTGATGCCGATGACTATGAATCTGCTGCTGAGACAATTGGCTCCCTCACTCCTAACCAAACCCAATCCGAGCTTCCTACCGACACCGAAGCCTATCAAACTGGCCGAGAATGGCCCAATGAGAGTAGTGCAGAGGATAGTGATGCAGATGAAGTGCAAGAACAAGAGCACACTATGCGTGGTCTGAAGGCCTCTTCTACCTTGGGTTTAGGGTTGGCCAGTGCCGCCGCTGGTGGCTGGGCTGCTGCCAAACAAGCACACAAAATGGCCAGTAGGGACAGACTCGCCGAGGCTGCTGGAGAGAAGATCGTCGAGAAGATCGTTGAGATCGAAAAGCGCATTGAAGTACCCGTGGACAGAATCGTCGAGGTTGAGAAAATTGTGGAAAAGACTATCGAAGTCCCGGTTGAGAAGATCGTCGAAGTCGAAAAGCGCATTGAAGTCCCTGTCGACAGGATTGTCGAGGTCGAGAAGATCGTCGAAGTCCCAGTCGAGAAGATTGTCGAAGTCCCAGTCGAAAAGATCGTGGAGGTCGAAAAGCGCGTTGAAGTACCTGTGGACAGAATCGTCGAGGTTGAGAAAATTGTGGAGAAGATTATCGAAGTCCCGGTTGAGAAGATCGTCGAGGTCGAAAAGATCGTCGAGAAGATCATCGAGGTCCCCGTGGAAATCGAGAAGATTATCGAAGTCCCGGTTGAGAAGATCGTCGAGGTCGAAAAGATCGTCGAAGTCCCAGTCGAGAAGATTGTCGAAGTCCCAGTCGAAAAGATCGTGGAGGTCGAAAAGCGCGTTGAAGTACCTGTGGACAGAATCGTCGAGGTTGAGAAAATTGTGGAGAAGATTATCGAAGTCCCGGTTGAGAAGATCGTCGAGGTCGAAAAGATCGTCGAGAAGATCATCGAGGTCCCCGTGGAAATCGAGAAGATTATCGAAGTCCCGGTTGAGAAGATCGTCGAGGTCGAAAAGATCGTCGAGAAGATCATCGAGGTCCCCGTGGAAATCGAGAAGATTGTGGAAGTCCCTGTCGACCGAATCGTCGAGGTGCCAGTTGAGGTCGAAAAGATCGTCGAGAAGATCATAGAGGTACCCGTGGAAGTGGAGAAGATTGTGGAAGTTTCCGTGGAGAAAATTGTGGAGGTTGAAAAACGCGTTGAGGTTCCCgtggaggtggagaagattgtTGAGGTACCTGTCGAGGTCGAAAAGGTTGTCGAAAAAATCGTGGAGGTGCCCATCGACAAAATCATTGAAATCGAAAAGCGAGTGGAAGTCCCTGTCGAAATCGAAAAGATCGTCGAGGTACCTGTGGAGACAATTATTGAAAAAATCGTCGAAGTCCCGGTCGAGAAAATTGTTGAGGTTGAAAAGACCGTGGAAAAGATCATCGAGGTCCCAGTTGAAAAGATCATTGAGGTCGAAAAGATCGTGGAAGTCCCGGTCGAAAAAATCGTCGAGATTGAAAAGATCGTTGAGAAGATCGTTGAGGTTCCAGTGGAAAAGACCAtcgaagttgaaaagaTTGTCGAGGTCCCCAAGATCATTGAGGTGGAAAAAGTAGTGGAGAAGATTGTTGAGGTTGAAAAGGAGGTTATCAAGGAAGTGGAAGTGGAGAAGATTGTGGAAAAGATTGTCGAGGTGGAGGTCGTCAAGGAGGTGCCTGTTAATGTCGATGTCGAGAAGATTGTCGAACGGGTCGTGGAAGTCGAAAAGCCCGTCGAAAAGATTATTGAGGTACCAAAGATAGTGGAAGTGGAGAAGATTGTGGAGAAGGTGGTAGAGATTATCAAGGAGGTCGAGGTTATCaaggaggtggaggtggaggtggaggtggagaagattgtTGAGGTAATCAAGGAAGTTGAAGTTGAAAAGGTAGTCGAGAGGATTGTTGAAGTGCCTGTGGAGGTTGAGAAGATTGTTGAAAAGATGGTGGAGGTGCCAGTGGAGATTGAGAAAATTGTTGAGGTGGAGAAGCGAGTTGAAGTGCCGTTTGAGGTGGAGAGGATCGTTGAGGTTGAAAAGGTTGTTGAGGTACCGGTGGAGGTGGAAAAGAGAGTTGAAGTACCGGTAGAAGTTGAGAAGATTGTGGAAAAGAGAGTGGAAGTAACCGTCGAGGTTGAGAAAATCGTGGAGAAGATTGTCGAAGTCGAAAAACGCATCGAAGTCCCGATCGAAGTCGAAAAGATCGTCCAAATCCCCGTTGAGGTCGAGAAGATCGTCGAGAAAGTTGTGGAAGTACTCGTCGAGGTGGAAAAGATAGTAGAAAAGGTAGTGGAAGTGCCTGTCGAAACTGAGAGAATTGTTGAAGTTCAAAAGATTGTTGAGGTGCCTGTTGAGGTCGAGAAGATTGTCGAGAGGGTTGTGGAGCTTCCCGTCGAAGTGGAGCGAAGGATTGAAGTTCCAGTCGAGAAGATCGTGGAGGTCGAAAGGATCGTTGAGATCGAGAAGATTGTGGAGGTTCCTGTCGAAAAGATTGTCGAAGTTCCTGTCGAGCGTGTCGTCGAGAGGCAAGTCGAAGTTCCTGTCGAAATCGAACGCATCATCGAACGACGAGTCGAGGTTCCTATCGAGAAGATCGTCACCATCGAAAAGCGTATTGAAATTCCCATCGAGAGAATCGTCACtgtggagaagattgtTGAAGTTCCTGTTGCCGCCAACAAGTCTCTCCTCTCCGACTCTGCCTCTCAAAGCGAACCTCTTgtctcctctcctcttgGTTCCAATCCCGGTATCGGTCTATTCGGCGTCACACCTGGTACGAGTTACGACTTCCTCAAGGCTCCTCCGGCCACTGTTCGTCGAGTTTCTGCGGACAATTTTGCGGCTACTGCCAGTAGTTCCGCTGATTCTTCAAAGACAGTCGAGACGAAGAGTGTACCCACTTCTCCTGTGGGCGAATCAAAGCGGCCGTTGATGAATCTTCCGGCGGCACCTAGCAACTCAGCTCCTGGGGGTGTCGGCAAGAAGATGTCAATGGGTCCTCCTCCTTTGCCTACCTCTCCTCACCCAGAGGACTTCCTTCAGCGAGCAACCAGCCCCACATTCCAATCGACTGTCAAACGCCGTGCTTCCACGCGCACCGCTCAATCAGGTGCTGGAGCTGCTGTCCGTACTCCTGGTGGTGACATGCCACCCCCAGCCTCTACCTCGCGTAGACCGTCAAAAAGCAGTTTCAAGCCGGCCGCCAGTGCGCAAGTCACGCCTGCCATGGATGACATCAAGTCTCAGCAGAGTGTCAGACGCCGCACGAACAACACATTTGCTTCCAGCGGTTACGCCTCTGCCAACTCTAGCGCCACTGGTCATGACCAACTCACCGAACATGATCGCAATCCTTCACTTTCGTCATTCGGCAGCTACGCCGGTACAGTTCCGAAACCGCGTGGTGTACCTACGGCTGGCTCAACCGATCCTCAAACAATCCACGCGATTACGCAGACAATGATCGGAGAGTATCTGTACAAGTACACGAGAAGAACGGTCGGCAAGGGTCAGAGTAGCAACAGGCACAAGAGATTCTTCTGGATACACCCATACACTAAGACTCTGTACTGGAGCACAGAGGATCCGGGAAGCAGCAGAGCGTCCGAGAGTTCAGCCAAGAGTG TGTTCATCTCGAATGTCAAGGTTATCGAGGACACCAACATCCAACCTCCTGGTTTGTTCACCAAGAGTATCGTCGTGTCTACTCCTGGGCGAGAAATACAAATCACTGCACCTACACAAGAGAGGCATGAGCTCTGGATGTCT GCACTGCAATTCCTGTTGCAAAAACAGAGCCCTGAAGCCAATAACACTTTCGCTGAGACTACTGTCCGAAACACTTCTCGCCGCGCTCTTGCCTCTATAGCTGATGAACAAGGCCGACTCACCATGCCCAAATCCCCGATGTCCCTTCGCTCATTCGGCTCTGAGCGCCATTCTCTCAGTAATATCACCCCCAAAGCCAATCGCAGCAACTCAACCATGGCTCATTACCCTCGTTCAGCGTCAACTATGGGTAAAAGGGCAGGTACTGCGGCACATGAGTATATGAGAAGACACGAAGTACCTCAACCGTTCCATGGTGGACACAGGTACAAGGGGACTTATAAGGGAGCACGTGTTGTTGTAGACGACGAATTTGATATGGTATCGcgagaagatggagaggataTGGATACTTCATTTGAAGGTCTTGAGAATGTTAGAG CGTGCTGCGATGGCACACATCTTGTCGGCCAATATCACCATCACGACCATCCCAATGTGCCTCGCACACCTGCTCGGGCGGAGACACCATCTCTGCGCGGCTGGTCTATGCGTTCagggggaagaagagcatCCAACGCTCTGAGCGATGGAGAAAGTATCTTTTCAACAGCcaggaagagggaagaacGATCAAAATCTGCCATGGGATATAGGGATAGGAGAAATGGAGCAAAAAGTCCTGCCGTGGGATCGTTGAGGAATGTCAAGCAGGCATAA
- a CDS encoding Hypothetical protein (Similar to TIGR gene model, INSD accession AAW41520.1; CNB01570), translated as MFTISFLSALLAVSYFYCPAHVTWIRPLCEDEHYKYLVPLLIPVTTWFAIANWVGWEYFRFA; from the exons ATGTTCaccatctcttttctttccgCACTCCTCGCCGTATCCTACTTTTACTGCCCTGCCCAT GTTACATGGATACGCCCATTGTGTGAAGATGAGCATTATAAATACCTTGTCCCTCTACTCATCCCTGTGACGACATGGTTCGCAATCGCCAACTGGGTCGGCTGGGAGTACTTTCGTTTCGCCTAG
- a CDS encoding ATP dependent DNA helicase, putative (Similar to TIGR gene model, INSD accession AAW41518.1), with amino-acid sequence MLVFPSSTPAEKPYINLVNSTQFARNNFRPMKREWRRTMSPQETPSALQRNLKHYWGYNIFRHPQLEICTDALRGCDLIVVAPTGLGKSLCFQLPAITIEHGVTIVVSPLKALMSDQVKDLTNRGIKAVQLSEYTTLTEHNEVRRQMRMGHPEIRLLYVTPEMLLSDKHRSTFDTAYAQKQIARLVVDEAHVITEWGTSFRSKYRELGNFRERYYDIPITALTASATKEVRHDIIQTLQIHKGYGQWVMPFNRRNLFYEIRYQGRGSVEEEEREIQMNPLDDMADFIEKYRPEAMKRNRENGIFRICVTGIVYCRTTAATAKDQALAGWKDGTIECIVATIAFGMGIDQANVRYVIHYQMPKTFEGYYQETGRAGRDGHISHCLVYYSREDAKYLRGLVEQEDAKQKRNARFKSGDAYTETSSQTLNSFKALQHYLERVGRCRHVGICSYFGEKIDDKDPEIKAAYCQSMCDVCKDNAKVRKAAMNLTDSIPVASAIDGKERTPIPDQVSESQSFFDPQDDEDTDTDEPFHNELLDLHGPDPDIFEESLAGTAPPIFQIADPRSSGSHAGNYQNTPLVPSTNSHLQSSNTTSSSMSSKPPSVPLSRTPVLVRDLSSERIAQPIRVREIIHIETGGEPGAQSLANKRRRTGQGSMLSSSPTSSMELEEIEREREREMTVVRAREERERQEAMARERKTPIFSSNTRLPSNAKLVQDSEEGTASELKLTREQRMKAERMLNSVKPVRGEGPYACYNAVPPMAGFRKVSSASDKTFKPPILKSPNKVRCDLLTKLARDNALLEISNSLKDSLSHGDLARTVLSSWGRFERGSKRITVLQDVARAIERDFAAISREDPLGFERRITEFRKATKALRSAEVVSAIAQDDIDSFDDGGPEVGHLKNLEKYMRRWKPPKPTE; translated from the exons ATGCTTGTGTTTCCCTCCTCTACTCCGGCAGAAAAGCCATATATAAACCTTGTAAACTCTACCCAG TTTGCAAGGAACAACTTTCGGCCAATGAAGCGCGaatggagaagaacgaTGTCGCCTCAGGAGACACCGTCTGCATTGCAGAGGAATCTGAAGCATT ACTGGGGATATAACATCTTCAGACACCCCCAGTTGGAAATCTGCACAGACGCCCTGAGAGGATGTGACTTGATTGTCGTAGCTCCCACAGGCCTGGGTAAATC ATTGTGTTTTCAATTGCCAGCAATCACTATCGAGCACGGAGTCACCATCGTGGTATCACCTCTGAAAGCTCTCATGAGCGATCAAGTCAAAGACCTCACTAATCGAGGCATCAAAGCAGTACAGCTCAGCGAATACACAACATTGACTGAACATAACGAAGTCCGGCGGCAAATGCGAATGGGCCATCCGGAAATTCGGCTGTTGTACGTCACGCCCGAGATGTTGTTAAGCGATAAGCACAGGTCGACTTTCGATACAGCTTATGCACAAAAACAGATTGCAAGGCTTGTCGTGGACGAGGCACACGTCATCACA GAATGGGGCACGAGTTTCCGAAGT AAATATCGTGAGCTCGGAAATTTTCGCGAACGGTACTATGACATCCCGATCACT GCTCTCACCGCATCGGCAACGAAAGAAGTCCGCCACGATATCATTCAAACACTCCAAATTCACAAAGGCTATGGCCAGTGGGTCATGCCGTTCAACCGTCGGAATTTGTTCTACGAGATCCGGTATCAAGGGCGAGGCAGCgtcgaggaagaagaaagagaaatACAAATGAATCCTCTGGATGATATGGCCGATTTCATTGAAAAGTATCGACCAGAAGCTATGAAAAGGAATCGAGAGAACGGCATTTTCAGGATCTGTGTTACTGGGATCGTATATTGCCGTACAACAGCTGCT ACAGCCAAGGACCAAGCACTTGCCGGATGGAAGGACGGCACCATAGAATGTATCGTCGCCACAATCGCATTTGGAATG GGTATCGATCAAGCGAATGTAAGATATGTTATACACTATCAAATGCCGAAAACTTTTGAAG GCTATTATCAAGAGACCGGACGAGCCGGGCGGGATGGCCACATTTCCCATTGTCTCGTGTACTACT CTCGGGAAGATGCCAAGTACCTGAGAGGGTTAGTAGAGCAGGAAGATGCCAAACAGAAACGAAATGCTCGTTTCAAGTCGGGAGACGCGTACACCGAAACATCTTCCCAGACTCTCAACAGTTTTAAAGCT CTGCAACACTATCTGGAGAGGGTGGGAAGATGCCGACATGTTGGCATTTGCAGCTActttggagagaagattgaCGACAAGGATCCTGAAATTAAAGCTGCATATTGCCAATCCATGTGCGAC GTTTGTAAAGACAACGCAAAGGTTCGAAAGGCAGCAATGAACCTCACAGACTCCATTCCAGTCGCATCTGCCATTGATGGGAAAGAACGGACGCCTATCCCTGACCAAGTTTCCGAATCCCAGTCCTTTTTTGATCCTCAAGACGATGAAGATACAGATACAGATGAACCTTTCCATAATGAGCTTCTAGACCTCCACGGTCCTGATCCCGACATTTTCGAGGAAAGCCTGGCAGGCACTGCGCCTCCGATCTTTCAAATCGCCGATCCCAGATCCAGTGGCTCTCACGCTGGCAATTACCAAAACACACCTCTCGTCCCATCCACCAATAGTCATTTGCAGTCATCCAATACCACTTCTTCCAGTATGTCTTCCAAACCGCCCAGTGTGCCCTTGTCGCGCACGCCCGTACTTGTGCGTGACCTGTCTTCGGAACGTATCGCACAGCCAATACGAGTCAGAGAGATTATACATATCGAGACTGGTGGAGAACCTGGGGCCCAATCACTAGCAAATAAGCGTCGCCGAACGGGTCAGGGATCAATGTTATCAAGTTCGCCCACATCCAGTATGGAACTTGAAGAGATCGAAAGGGAACGAGAAAGGGAAATGACAGTGGTCAGAGcgagagaagagagagagcGACAAGAGGCTATGGcaagagaaaggaaaacACCGATTTTCTCTTCTAATACACGGCTACCCAGTAATGCGAAACTTGTCCAAGATTCAGAAGAAGGCACTGCGTCGGAACTGAAGTTGACAAGAGAGCAAAGAATGAAGGCAGAAAGAATGCTGAACAGCGTCAAGCCTGTCAGAGGAGAAGGGCCATACGCCTGTTATAACG CGGTACCCCCTATGGCGGGATTCAGAAAGGTGTCTTCAGCGTCCGACAAGACCTTCAAACCTCCGATATTGAAATCTCCTAATAAAGTTCGATGCGACCTTCTTACT AAATTGGCGCGAGATAATGCGCTTTTGGAGATATCTAATTCTCTAAAGGACTCATTGAGCCATGGTGATTTGGCAAGGACAGTGCTGAGTTCTTGGGGAAGATTTGAGAGAGGAAGCAAGCG GATCACGGTCTTACAAGATGTTGCAAGAGCGATAGAACGAGACTTTGCTGCAATATCACGAGAAGACCCCTTAGGTTTTG AGCGCCGAATAACTGAATTTAGGAAGGCAACCAAAGCCCTTCGTAGCGCTGAGGTCGTTAGTGCAATAGCTCAGGATGATATTGACTCATTTGATGATGGGGGCCCAGAGGTGGGACATCTTAAGAACTTAGAGAAATACatgagaagatggaagcCACCAAAGCCAACCGAATAG